The DNA window TGAGAACATTGCGTTGTATGTTCGTATGTTAGCCTGGTAGTTTTTACTATctgaatatgttttattaaatagaaGATCTTGCAACACCTGTGGAGGTTGCTCAAGGAACGGAAGAACAATTTTTCCTCCACGGCAACAACGATAAAAGCGAGGAGTTGCTGTAATTTTGTGTCTATTCACTTTTtcttggtaccacatacatgctTCGCAGTGTGCGCATTCATAACTTTGGTCGCCAATATCGTAATATTCTGAAAGAAGAAACCACAATACTGAATATGTCTATTAACAGAAGAAGTGTACATCATTTGGTTATCAGTGTATGATATGGAAATACCTTGAAGATGGGCCTCCTGTAATTGTGCCGGGTCTGAATCTTCGTCAGAGCCGGAACTATTAGAAGAATTTAAATTATTGACAGAGTTGGAGTCATCATTGTCTTCATAATGAGATTCAACAGACACAATATGATTTGAGGTAGATGGATGATCCATGGACTGACTTGACATATTATAATTTGAAGTAGATGCATGATCCATGTTCTGACTTTGACTAACAATGTTGTTTGTATTTTGAACCCTACTAACTTCAGTATTGAACAAATTTCTCAATATTTTTCTGTTATCCAAGATTATTTTCCTTCTCTTTCTAGCCATagccgtttcaatagtggtttcaTATGTTACAGAAGAtgtaaaattatgatttaaatgggAAGTGAGGTTGCTTGATCTGACACGGTTTCGATAATCCCTCTTTGCTTTAAGAATAAGCTTTCTCCTCTTTCTTGCAATGGATGTTTGAGGAGCAGTGTTTTTAACAACATCTGTTTCCATCACAAAAACAAAAGTAGGATGAATAATAATACTACAAATAAGATTGATTTGTATAGATTTATGCACACAATATGAGATGTATAGCATGCTACTTCATGATTTTGAATACTAAAAGTTTACAGTTTCTAATTGAAGGGGAATTGGTGGGTTCAAATGTCATGAATGCagtattgattttaatttttctttcatacTTGAATATATATGAAATTGGAACTGAATATGAATAGAATGATGGTTATAGATTTAAATTACCACTTATCCCTCCCTTATAACTGTTGTGTGTGttaaatgtatttaatttaatctatacaggttatttataatattttatttgatggatGTGTTACTCTTTTAAAAAGACTTTAAGTCAAAACTAATATTATAAGTAAATAGAAACTGAACAGTTAACCCACTTTCTGCATGTACCAAGTACTTGTTTCCTATTGCACTGAATAGAAGTTTAGCATTGCAACTGCCTGCGGTTAGGGTTCCGACAATGGCATCTTCACACGGTGGTCCTTCTGTGCGGATTCCCTCTGATGATGAAAATGATTTCAGGTATGAGTAGATAATTTTATTTCACCTTTGCTTTGCCGTACAAAATAGGGTATACTGGTATACAAAATATGGTAGTGTGGTAATAACAGTTAACAACATTTAGTGATGGGTGTAGTATCAATATAGCTCAATGTTGTATTATGTGTGGTATTTGTCAAGAAATCAAATGTGACTGAATGACTATTGTTGGTTTTTATTGTTGGATTGTATATCCCGTCGTTGCTCGGCATATGACTATTGCTTAGTAAAGAATGCTTCATATGCGGTTTGTTTTTAATCCATATTTGATGTTGGAACAGCGATGATCAGGCAATGGAAATCATAGAACATTTGGTAAAGGAAACAGGGTACGATCCTAAGGTGGAAAGAAAACGCAGGAATAAACAGCGCAATGTGCCCCCTAGTCGTGTTGTGTCAAATGTTGATGTTGTCGCACAAAATAGCGCAAGGGTTAAAAGCAATCCCAATGCAGGACCTATAAAGATAAAAGAGGAATCAACAGACATTGACACAAATGAAATCAAAGTTTCTGAAGTTGGTGAACCAAGTGGATCAAAAGAGGGTAAGAAACAGAAGGGTAAAGTGGTGAAAAAAGCAAAGGTGGGTACAGACATTACTGTAGACAGTTCTACAGGGGCTCAAAAATTTTTCTGGAACACCCATGTTACAAATGTTAAATCTACACAGCAGAATGTAATGGTAAGGAGATATTTGAATATGAGCATAATGTTATTGAAAATGTAAATAGTATATATTGTTAATAGTTACCTTATTTCTTGTATGCAGCATTTCCCTAAGGAAATCGCCAAAAGATGCCTCCGTCGCTTTCAAGATGAAATCAACCTGCTGGATGTGAGGACGAAGAACATTGTTACCTGTCAGGTTCACAAAGCTAACAGAAAAGGAATACCCCAGCCATATGAAAAGTACATGGCCCTGGGATGGTACGAATTCGCCAAATCTCTTAACCTGCGTAATGGGGATACAATAGCGTGGAGTATGCTGCGATTCTCTCCGTATATCTATGTGAAGGTTGAAAGACAATGAAGAAACTGCTGCTATTTGCAAACCGTGTACTATACCTGAATTTTAATGGTTATATTATATGTTGGGAATGTTATTTTCGtacattgtgttatatatattctGCTACATGTTATTTTGTAAGCACTTTATCCAGAATGGGAACACAGTAATATTGTGACCATTGGAAGATCTAATATATAATCGTTTTCGGGACAAATTTTTTAAGTTCTCCTATTATATTCTATTAATCCGCTCTGATATGCTTTTAGTTAAAATGAAATCTGTCCCACAATATTGTATCAACATTATACTAAGATCagacataaaattatttattgataGTTAACATAGTCAAATGTTAAAAGTTCTGGTGTTTGTTTGTGAGGCACAATCCATGTTTTAGTTTACAATGTAATGACAGAAAGCTTAGAGAGTGCTAATCCAAACAAACCGTTCTTTGCGACATCATTATTGTaactaacattaaaaataataaaaaagcagCACCCCGTTATAAGAGGTATAGTTAAAATGGAATGTTTGATATATGATcaaaaagaatcaaaataattaattatagtatatataatatgtaGTTGAATTTGAATCAATTGAATATAATAAGCCACACAAACCACTGATAATTCTTAAATCAAATTGAACATAACAGAAGCACATAGCCAGTATTCATGCACTAATTATTATAGAAAATGAAATCACACACATGATTAAAAGCAAAGGAAACTAACATTCAGTTTTTATAACAAACACCTAAGCAAAAcacacataaaataaaaatagatctAATCAATCTTCTCCATTTTAATTATCTTCTTCAGCTTGTTAGATGACAGTTCCCCATCATGTAATCCGTCCAAATCAATGGATTCACTTGATGCAGCAGGAAGATGCCTCTTACCACCAGGTGTGACAGCATCAGGCTTGTGCTCAGATGTAATTTCCAGGTCTTGCAATGCCACGATGAAGACTATTAGTTAGGAATATTGATATAAATGTAAGTCGGTAAGTGTTAGTAATATTGATATAAATGTAAGTAGGTAAGTGTGTTGCAGTGAGACTTACTGTAACCAATTCACAGTCTTCATTGCCATCTGTTTTAGCCTCATCAACACTCTCTTTAATCTATATATTGTTAAACACAGTTTTCAATATAACATAATCACAGGAAAAGCAAAAAAATGCATACACAGTTTAAAATTTCTACCTCCAGAGTCTCAGGTACGACAGTTTGGATTGGAATAGGTTCCTTGAGAATTtaccaaagaaaaacaaaatcaggCAAAAAATTGTTATAATATGAAGTCCTCGTTTATAAAACAAATGTCAGTTCATTAGAGCTGACCTCATCTGTTCCCCATTTTTCCTTAAGTTGCTGGATAATAGGATCATTTTTTATAATCATAACGACGGAACAGTTCTTCCAGCGTGGATGCCACTTAACCTTCATAGCCATTTCCAACTTCAACAACTGATCAAGTGCTAACGGAAAGTCCAATGGATCAGTAATTCCAGCCTATTTAAACAACTGGCCATATTAGTGTACACAGAGTATTGGAAAGTACATTCTAATTCGTCTGCACAATATAAATATAACCTGAATCATAGTGTTACGAAGTTGCGATGCAGATAAACCCAACAGCATTTCACATTCTCTGTTCCAGAAGACAAAATTGCAGCTTTGGCCCCCGTGAGTAACCTCAATTTCAATCTTATACCTGAACATCATAAGAAGTCGCTCTGTTAAAAAAGCCGACAACATAAAAACATCATAAACATGACAGAAACAACATCTATTAGGTGAGAACAACTAAAACCTAAGGACTTCACCCATGGTTTCATGACCAGCTTCACACTCAAAGGGGGGGCTGTCCCCACGCGCTATAGATTGACACATATGACAGGCACGATAGTACCATCCAAACGGAGATGCTACTAATAATTTTGTTGTAGCGACAGTAGCACAAAATGTAACCTGGACAAATAGCCGCCAAAATCAGAAACATGTGACACACTAAAGAATGAGGTTATAATTATGATAATATAGGAAAATAGAAAGACATACATCCGTAAGTTGAATAATCTCAGCAATAGGCAAAACAACAGCCTTTGAGAACAATTTTTGCACAGGAGTGAGCTGTTGATTTTCAGAACTTTGGGAGGAATATTGGGAATTCCCTCCAAGTTGTTCAGACAGGGTTACCCTGCTCTCCTCAGGCATTCTGCAGAGCATGGATCATTATCAAATTCATACATGAAAAAAATAACTGCACAAAATGGATTACACTATCAACATACCTATCAATAAAGTCTTTCATGACCGGAAAATCAGCATCAACACATAAAAGGGTCACATTGTAGGTGTTTGTCACAGACAGAGGATACTTTCCTGCAAATTCAAATTATACCTTGTCAATATATTTATCACAGATTTTGTAGTTTTAGTATTAATCTAAAAAATAAGTCATGGAATAACCTTCTTCCTTCACTTTGGCATACTGAAGCAACACAACTGTAGGGAGTGATGCAGCAACCCTAACTTTGTTAAACTTGATGAACTGATCCGCGTATGATTCCCACAGAGTACAGTTCAACATGTTGTTGCTAAACCATGATCACAACACATT is part of the Vicia villosa cultivar HV-30 ecotype Madison, WI linkage group LG2, Vvil1.0, whole genome shotgun sequence genome and encodes:
- the LOC131650131 gene encoding uncharacterized protein LOC131650131, giving the protein MSRPVEKIAEINDGKELWKIVVRIHHRWKVVSNNKEHFEMIFVDKLGDDIHVVVPAPHVSVFTEKCLLGHTYAVSNFKVVPYVLAFRASGHKYMIKFTAGTSVLDEDKHEIPPKSILFTSFSDIITGRFDKHVLVHVVGMVDSIGYAQTESGAKKQQISMMLRDHSNNMLNCTLWESYADQFIKFNKVRVAASLPTVVLLQYAKVKEEGKYPLSVTNTYNVTLLCVDADFPVMKDFIDRMPEESRVTLSEQLGGNSQYSSQSSENQQLTPVQKLFSKAVVLPIAEIIQLTDVTFCATVATTKLLVASPFGWYYRACHMCQSIARGDSPPFECEAGHETMERLLMMFRYKIEIEVTHGGQSCNFVFWNRECEMLLGLSASQLRNTMIQAGITDPLDFPLALDQLLKLEMAMKVKWHPRWKNCSVVMIIKNDPIIQQLKEKWGTDEEPIPIQTVVPETLEIKESVDEAKTDGNEDCELVTVIFIVALQDLEITSEHKPDAVTPGGKRHLPAASSESIDLDGLHDGELSSNKLKKIIKMEKID